TCCAATAATCAACTGTCAGGAGAAATACCAGAAACCTTGGCGAAATTGCCAAAGCTGAGAAATCTGTAAGTTAATATGTCTTAGTGGCGTCCATAGAATTTAAAAGAACGCGAACCTTTACACATTGTTATATTTTTGCAGATATCTAAGTGGAAACAACCTTACTGGTTTAGTTCCCAGGGCTCTTAAAAGGAGGGTTGAAGACAAGACATTATACTTGAGGCTTGTTCCTTCTCTCACATTCGCAGATTTATTTAGGGTGGCAAGACTATTAACATGGTTTATTCTGATTCGAAGCAAATAAAGGACACTTGTCATCAACATGTTGGCAAAGCAACTAGAACATTTTCTTCCGTTGACATTGAAGTTCAGCTACTTACCTTTTGTTGCAGCTTGAATGGAAACGCAGATCTTTG
The sequence above is drawn from the Eucalyptus grandis isolate ANBG69807.140 chromosome 11, ASM1654582v1, whole genome shotgun sequence genome and encodes:
- the LOC120286190 gene encoding probable LRR receptor-like serine/threonine-protein kinase At4g29180; this translates as MARNLSSSNLVGKIASSFSKLSALESLDLSNNQLSGEIPETLAKLPKLRNLYLSGNNLTGLVPRALKRRVEDKTLYLRLVPSLTFADLFRVARLLTWFILIRSK